One part of the Luteibacter yeojuensis genome encodes these proteins:
- the mgtA gene encoding magnesium-translocating P-type ATPase, with protein MSHVERYWARPAAEVLAALDSRVDGLTASSATQRLKQFGHNALTGPAARPWLSLLLSRFSSPLVIILVVAALVSLLVREWVEAWIVLGIVLLTAVLSFIQEYRASVAIEALRRRVTVTANVIRDGALQAIRAEQVVPGDIIELSAGALVPVDALVLDARSCYVNQAMLTGETLPVEKRPGTCAVESGLAARDNCVFMGTSVRSGWARVVAVDTGRATVFGAIARRLVLRPPETEFERGLRRFGGLLIRLMLIVVVAVLAIHIVMHRPTIDTLLFAAALAVGLSPELLPAILTITLSYGARAMAREGVIVKRLNAIENLGSMDVLCTDKTGTLTRGVIELDAAVDADGQPAAEVLRLAVLNARLQTGIRNALDDAVVARGERDGLPRDAGSKIDEIPYDFQRRRLTVIVNTPSPVQAMLVTKGAVENVFDACASARIDRREVALDEGVRTALMKRFVDWSAQGYRVLAVASKSVPVRERYDPGDEAGMTLIGFLLFFDPPEPQVCGTLTALGILGVEVKIVTGDNRFVARHVAEAIGMPVKGILTGGDLRELGDEALWHRAMSTTLFAEIEPNQKERIITALQKTGHVVGYLGDGINDAPALHAADVGISVDSAVDVAKDAADFVLLEHDLDVIRRGIDEGRHTFANTIKYIFITTSANFGNMVSMALASLYLPFLPLLAKQILLNNLLSDIPAMGIAGDNVDREWKLTPHRWDIRLIRRSMLTFGLISTAFDLVTFVVLLTMAGGDPVIFRTGWFLESLLTELWILLVIRTYRPFYRSRPGGFLRWSTAAMMPLAIALPFLPGAGLFGFVPLPAPVLAAILGITALYVVVSEASKRMFYRPRLRS; from the coding sequence ATGAGTCATGTCGAGCGTTATTGGGCGCGACCTGCCGCAGAGGTGCTTGCCGCGCTGGATTCGCGCGTCGACGGCTTGACGGCTTCGTCGGCGACCCAGCGCCTGAAGCAATTCGGGCACAACGCACTGACCGGGCCAGCGGCACGGCCCTGGCTCAGCCTGCTGCTCAGCCGTTTTTCCAGCCCGCTCGTCATCATCCTGGTGGTGGCGGCCCTGGTGTCGTTGCTTGTCCGCGAGTGGGTGGAGGCCTGGATCGTCCTCGGTATCGTGCTCCTGACCGCGGTGCTCAGCTTCATCCAGGAGTACCGCGCGTCGGTCGCCATCGAGGCCTTGCGGCGGCGCGTCACCGTGACGGCCAACGTGATCCGCGACGGAGCCTTGCAGGCGATCCGGGCCGAGCAGGTCGTTCCCGGGGACATCATCGAACTCTCGGCGGGTGCGCTGGTGCCCGTCGACGCGCTGGTGCTCGACGCGCGCAGTTGCTACGTCAACCAGGCCATGCTGACGGGCGAGACCCTTCCCGTCGAAAAGCGGCCGGGTACATGCGCCGTCGAATCGGGCCTGGCCGCTCGGGACAACTGCGTGTTCATGGGCACCTCGGTGCGCAGCGGCTGGGCCCGCGTCGTCGCCGTCGACACCGGCCGGGCGACGGTCTTCGGCGCGATCGCCAGGCGACTCGTGCTGCGGCCGCCGGAAACCGAATTCGAGCGGGGACTGCGCCGGTTCGGCGGTCTGTTGATCCGCCTGATGCTGATCGTGGTGGTGGCGGTGCTGGCGATCCACATCGTCATGCACCGGCCGACGATCGACACGCTTCTCTTCGCTGCCGCGCTGGCGGTGGGACTTTCGCCGGAGCTGTTGCCGGCCATCCTTACCATCACGCTCTCGTACGGAGCGCGGGCGATGGCGCGCGAAGGGGTGATCGTGAAGCGTCTGAACGCCATCGAGAACCTCGGAAGCATGGACGTGCTCTGCACGGACAAGACGGGAACGCTCACCCGCGGGGTGATCGAACTCGATGCGGCCGTCGATGCCGACGGCCAGCCCGCGGCGGAGGTACTGCGGCTGGCGGTGCTCAACGCACGCCTGCAGACCGGCATACGCAATGCGCTGGACGACGCGGTGGTGGCGCGCGGCGAGCGCGACGGGCTTCCACGGGATGCCGGCAGCAAGATCGACGAGATACCGTATGACTTCCAGCGGCGGCGCCTCACGGTGATAGTGAACACCCCCTCGCCGGTGCAGGCGATGCTGGTCACGAAGGGCGCGGTGGAGAACGTCTTCGACGCGTGCGCTTCCGCCAGGATAGATCGCCGGGAGGTGGCCCTCGACGAAGGCGTCCGGACGGCGCTGATGAAACGATTCGTCGATTGGAGCGCCCAGGGCTATCGTGTCCTTGCCGTGGCATCGAAGTCCGTGCCCGTCAGGGAGCGATACGATCCGGGGGACGAGGCGGGGATGACCCTCATCGGGTTCCTGCTCTTCTTCGATCCGCCCGAGCCACAGGTTTGCGGAACGTTGACGGCGCTGGGCATCCTGGGCGTCGAAGTGAAAATCGTCACCGGCGACAACCGGTTCGTGGCCCGGCATGTGGCCGAGGCCATCGGCATGCCGGTGAAGGGGATCCTCACCGGCGGCGACTTGCGGGAACTCGGCGACGAGGCCCTCTGGCATCGGGCCATGTCGACGACACTCTTCGCCGAGATCGAACCGAACCAGAAGGAACGGATCATCACCGCCCTCCAGAAAACCGGGCACGTGGTGGGTTACCTCGGCGACGGCATCAACGATGCACCCGCCCTGCACGCGGCCGATGTCGGTATCTCGGTCGATTCGGCCGTGGACGTGGCCAAGGACGCCGCCGATTTCGTGCTGCTGGAGCACGACCTGGACGTCATTCGCCGCGGCATCGACGAAGGGCGGCACACGTTCGCCAATACCATCAAGTACATCTTCATCACCACCAGCGCCAACTTCGGCAACATGGTCAGCATGGCGCTGGCTTCGCTGTACCTGCCTTTCCTGCCGTTGCTGGCCAAGCAGATCCTCCTCAACAACCTGCTGTCCGACATCCCCGCGATGGGTATCGCCGGCGACAACGTCGATCGCGAGTGGAAACTCACGCCGCATCGCTGGGACATCCGGCTCATCCGCCGCTCGATGCTCACCTTCGGGCTGATCAGCACCGCTTTCGACCTGGTCACCTTCGTCGTCCTTCTGACCATGGCCGGTGGCGATCCGGTGATCTTTCGTACCGGATGGTTCCTGGAGTCGTTGCTCACGGAGTTGTGGATCCTCCTGGTGATACGCACCTATCGCCCGTTCTATCGAAGCCGCCCGGGAGGGTTCCTGCGGTGGAGCACGGCCGCGATGATGCCGCTGGCGATCGCCTTGCCGTTCCTGCCGGGAGCCGGCCTGTTCGGCTTCGTGCCGCTCCCGGCGCCGGTCCTTGCGGCGATCCTGGGAATCACCGCGCTGTACGTGGTCGTGTCGGAGGCGAGCAAGCGCATGTTCTATCGACCGAGGCTCCGCAGCTGA
- the pgaC gene encoding poly-beta-1,6-N-acetyl-D-glucosamine synthase: protein MNGGILHALLEFAFYYPLVMSLIWMSGGIIYFLRWERREPSRVRPRPLPDYPMVTLVVPCHNEGAQVRETIAHLASQQYPNFEIIAINDGSTDDTGAQLDQLMDQYPALRVIHMSSNQGKAMGLRAAALASRADFLVCGDGDALLDDYATHWMMMHMLESPRVAAVTGNPRIRNRSTLLGKLQVGEFSSIIGLIKRAQRVYGRIFTVSGVIACFRKSALHDVGYWNTDMVTEDIDVSWRLQMRHWEIRYEPNALCWILMPETVRGLWKQRLRWAQGGSEVLLRYTTRLFKWRQRRMWPVAFEYVMSLLWSYTMSVIILLWVLGCFMPLPPSLYVDTLLPQWHGVVLGAICLLQFLISLLVDRRYETRIGRNYYWMIWYPLVYWLLNTATSVVALPKAIMKRRGTRAIWVSPDRGLR from the coding sequence ATGAACGGCGGCATCCTCCACGCCCTCCTCGAGTTCGCCTTCTATTATCCCCTGGTGATGTCGCTCATCTGGATGAGCGGCGGCATCATCTATTTCCTGCGCTGGGAGCGAAGGGAGCCCTCGCGCGTGCGCCCGAGGCCGTTGCCCGACTATCCGATGGTGACCCTCGTCGTGCCCTGCCACAACGAGGGCGCGCAGGTGCGCGAGACGATCGCCCACCTCGCCTCGCAGCAATACCCGAACTTCGAGATCATCGCGATCAACGACGGATCGACGGACGATACCGGCGCGCAGCTCGACCAGCTGATGGACCAGTACCCGGCCCTTCGCGTCATCCACATGTCGAGCAACCAGGGCAAGGCCATGGGCCTGCGCGCCGCGGCGCTCGCCTCGCGTGCAGACTTCCTCGTGTGCGGGGACGGCGACGCCCTGCTCGACGATTACGCGACGCACTGGATGATGATGCACATGCTCGAGAGCCCGCGCGTCGCCGCGGTCACGGGCAACCCGCGCATCCGCAACCGCTCCACGCTCCTGGGCAAGCTCCAGGTGGGCGAGTTCTCCTCCATCATCGGCCTGATCAAGCGCGCCCAGCGCGTGTACGGGCGCATCTTCACGGTCTCCGGCGTCATCGCCTGCTTTCGCAAGAGCGCGCTGCACGATGTCGGTTACTGGAATACCGACATGGTCACCGAGGACATCGACGTGAGCTGGCGGCTGCAGATGCGCCACTGGGAAATCCGCTACGAACCCAACGCGTTGTGCTGGATCCTCATGCCCGAAACGGTGCGCGGCCTGTGGAAGCAGCGCCTGCGCTGGGCCCAGGGCGGGTCCGAGGTGCTGCTCCGTTACACGACGCGATTGTTCAAGTGGCGCCAGCGGCGCATGTGGCCCGTGGCCTTCGAATACGTGATGAGCCTGCTCTGGTCGTACACCATGTCCGTCATCATCCTGCTCTGGGTGCTCGGTTGCTTCATGCCGCTGCCGCCCTCGCTCTACGTCGACACGCTGCTGCCGCAATGGCACGGCGTGGTGCTCGGCGCCATCTGCCTGTTGCAGTTCCTCATCAGCCTGCTGGTCGACCGCCGTTACGAGACGCGCATCGGCCGCAACTACTACTGGATGATCTGGTACCCACTGGTGTACTGGCTGCTCAACACCGCGACCTCCGTGGTCGCGCTGCCCAAGGCGATCATGAAACGCCGCGGCACGCGTGCCATCTGGGTCAGCCCGGACCGGGGACTTCGATGA
- the pgaA gene encoding poly-beta-1,6 N-acetyl-D-glucosamine export porin PgaA yields MKLNSTTCPRAARVSRARLCLALLLAVHGPLALAADHAAERDALMATARQERDAGHRVDALAHCQAVLERWPGDREAQALNVALLTELGASTRAGELAASLQPGLSMAERNRLGADRVAEEIRWADGEPADPFHPYVEADKSVEDARRVADDPQLPSDLRRRAGFDLLVALSRAGRPDEAVARYDALHAQGVSLPPYVERAAADALLAKRRPAEAAALYEDSIAKDPGPYDPSESEPRIGLMYAYLESGQTQKAFRTIDELASKETPWIRVPGSALPIQNPRKLDADLNAAAVRDYVDMHADAYARLEPLHREAPANAQLRSELGMTELARGWPRRALDDFDIALTLDPREAGAYVGKANASRVLDDYAPVDAYLAAARSLAERSPRVDRAQASWDRERGWQFDVEAERGKGSSPDFGDRDGSTQATIASPLIDNHWRVIALGRYSTADLPEGNVRRSRAGVGIRAYTRGLEAYVQALPSTDRYVGKTAIEAGFDWSLSDRWAWSADYSTAGDDTPLRAQFYGISAKTLDTTVTWRVSELTQARLGLSRDDFSDGNRRTGWLASIVRRMHTSPNLALDGGVELGGSMNTRTDRPYFNPRRDWSYALTGRLENVLGQFYERSVTQRIDAAVGQYAERGYATGWMASLRYGQIVQTGPGFHVGWGIGWHNQPYDGRREHRVVLDLTLHWGE; encoded by the coding sequence ATGAAACTGAATTCGACGACATGCCCGCGCGCCGCACGGGTGTCACGGGCGCGGCTGTGCCTGGCCTTGCTGCTGGCGGTCCACGGGCCGCTCGCGCTGGCGGCGGACCACGCCGCGGAACGCGACGCGCTGATGGCCACGGCGCGCCAGGAGCGCGATGCGGGACACCGCGTCGACGCCCTTGCCCATTGTCAGGCCGTGCTCGAACGCTGGCCGGGCGACCGCGAGGCGCAGGCGCTCAACGTCGCTTTGTTGACGGAGCTGGGGGCCAGCACGCGCGCCGGGGAACTGGCAGCCAGCCTGCAACCGGGGCTGTCCATGGCCGAACGCAACCGCCTGGGCGCGGACCGCGTGGCCGAGGAAATCCGCTGGGCGGACGGTGAGCCTGCCGACCCTTTCCACCCTTACGTGGAAGCCGACAAGTCCGTGGAGGACGCACGCCGCGTCGCCGACGATCCGCAGCTCCCCTCCGACCTGCGCCGGCGCGCCGGCTTCGACCTGCTGGTGGCCCTTTCCCGCGCCGGCCGTCCGGACGAAGCGGTCGCCCGCTACGACGCACTGCATGCGCAAGGCGTGTCCTTGCCTCCCTATGTCGAGCGCGCCGCCGCCGATGCCCTCTTGGCGAAGCGTCGTCCGGCCGAAGCCGCGGCGCTCTACGAGGACAGCATCGCGAAGGACCCCGGTCCCTACGATCCCAGCGAGAGCGAGCCGCGCATCGGCCTGATGTACGCCTACCTCGAGTCGGGGCAGACGCAAAAGGCCTTCCGGACCATCGACGAGCTGGCCTCGAAGGAGACGCCGTGGATCCGGGTGCCTGGCAGCGCCCTTCCCATCCAGAACCCGCGCAAGCTCGACGCCGACCTCAACGCTGCCGCCGTGCGCGACTATGTCGACATGCATGCCGATGCCTATGCGCGGCTGGAACCGCTCCATCGCGAAGCGCCGGCGAATGCGCAACTGCGCAGCGAACTCGGCATGACCGAACTGGCCCGCGGCTGGCCCCGCCGTGCCCTGGACGACTTCGACATCGCCCTGACGCTGGATCCCCGCGAAGCCGGTGCCTATGTCGGCAAGGCGAACGCCAGCCGCGTGCTCGACGATTACGCGCCGGTGGATGCCTACCTTGCCGCGGCCCGCTCGCTGGCCGAGCGCAGTCCGCGCGTCGACCGCGCGCAGGCATCGTGGGATCGCGAGCGCGGCTGGCAGTTCGACGTCGAGGCCGAGCGCGGCAAGGGCTCCAGTCCGGACTTCGGCGACCGCGACGGCAGCACCCAGGCCACGATCGCCAGCCCCCTGATCGACAATCACTGGCGCGTCATCGCCCTCGGACGCTATTCGACCGCCGATCTTCCCGAAGGCAACGTGCGACGCAGCCGCGCGGGCGTGGGCATCCGCGCTTACACCCGTGGCCTCGAGGCCTATGTGCAGGCCCTGCCGTCCACGGATCGCTATGTCGGCAAGACGGCCATCGAGGCGGGCTTCGACTGGTCGCTGAGCGATCGCTGGGCCTGGTCCGCCGACTACAGCACGGCAGGCGACGACACGCCGCTGCGCGCGCAGTTCTATGGCATTTCCGCGAAGACGCTCGACACCACCGTCACCTGGCGCGTGAGCGAGCTGACCCAGGCGCGGCTTGGCCTGTCGCGCGACGACTTCAGCGACGGCAACCGGCGTACCGGATGGCTGGCATCGATCGTCCGGCGCATGCATACGTCGCCGAACCTGGCGCTGGACGGCGGCGTGGAACTCGGCGGCTCGATGAATACCCGCACTGACCGCCCTTACTTCAACCCTCGCCGCGACTGGAGCTACGCGCTCACCGGCCGGCTCGAAAACGTGCTCGGCCAGTTCTACGAACGCAGCGTCACCCAGCGCATCGACGCCGCCGTCGGCCAGTACGCCGAACGCGGCTACGCCACCGGCTGGATGGCGTCGCTGCGCTACGGCCAGATCGTCCAGACCGGCCCCGGGTTCCACGTCGGCTGGGGCATCGGCTGGCACAACCAACCCTACGACGGGCGCCGCGAGCATCGCGTCGTCCTCGACCTGACCCTGCACTGGGGAGAATGA
- the egtB gene encoding ergothioneine biosynthesis protein EgtB has translation MQALIDTSTAPGAPARAREGLLSLADRYDAVRARTEALVEGLGPEDMVVQSMPDASPAKWHLAHTTWFFETFLLGPNLPGYQVFDADFGYLFNSYYEAVGPRHPRPLRGLLTRPASQRVLAYRRHVDRHMRAFLAGELSPELEALVRLGFAHEEQHQELLVMDMQHLFAQSPLKPAFDPAWSAPAAGTAGRFRPVGGGPVRIGMTGEVFAFDNEGPAHTVWLEPFEIADRLVTNGQWLAFMALGGYRRADLWLSDGWAQCQADGWEAPLYWQHDGEAWSHMTPGGWRPVDPDAPVTHVSYYEADAFARWAGARLPTEAEWEHAVRSRGDLEQVDDVAWQWTSSAYAPYPGFRAADDAVGEYNGKFMSGQMVLRGGASVTPPGHARVSYRNFYRHAQRWMFSGVRLARDPGSSPDRERLTFLRDTLAGLTATPKAFSPKYFYDGAGSALFEAICVTPEYYPTRTETALLREIAPALAEAIPKGAVLLELGSGASDKTRMLLDAAPWISAYVPVDISADALEGAVARLREAYPVLAVHPVVADFTHAIDVPKALAGRPVVAFFPGSTIGNFTPDEAVALLRSVRGRLGPDARFIVGADQVKDLEVLLAAYDDAEGVTAAFNRNVLVRINRELGGDFAPEAFEHRAVWNPAFERIEMHLVSREAQRVTVAGQAFAFEAGESIHTENSHKFTPASFGRLAEAGGWRIEKEWISPDPAFGVFVLRAI, from the coding sequence AAGGCCTGCTTTCGCTCGCCGACCGCTACGACGCCGTGCGGGCCCGTACCGAGGCGCTGGTGGAAGGACTGGGTCCGGAAGACATGGTCGTCCAGTCGATGCCCGACGCCAGCCCGGCGAAGTGGCACCTGGCCCATACCACCTGGTTCTTCGAGACCTTCCTGCTCGGGCCGAACCTGCCGGGTTACCAGGTCTTCGACGCCGATTTCGGCTATCTGTTCAACTCGTACTACGAGGCCGTCGGGCCGCGCCATCCGCGACCCCTGCGCGGCCTGCTCACGCGACCGGCCAGCCAGCGCGTGCTGGCCTATCGTCGCCACGTGGACCGGCACATGCGCGCGTTCCTGGCCGGCGAGCTGTCGCCGGAGCTGGAAGCGCTGGTCCGCCTCGGGTTCGCGCACGAGGAGCAGCACCAGGAACTGCTGGTGATGGACATGCAGCACCTGTTCGCGCAGTCGCCGCTGAAGCCGGCATTCGACCCCGCCTGGAGCGCACCGGCCGCCGGAACCGCGGGGCGCTTCCGGCCGGTGGGCGGTGGCCCGGTGCGCATCGGCATGACCGGCGAGGTTTTCGCCTTCGATAACGAGGGACCCGCGCACACCGTATGGCTCGAGCCGTTCGAGATCGCCGACCGGCTCGTCACCAATGGCCAGTGGCTGGCCTTCATGGCGCTCGGCGGTTACCGCCGGGCGGACCTGTGGCTTTCCGACGGCTGGGCGCAGTGCCAGGCCGACGGCTGGGAGGCACCGCTGTACTGGCAGCACGACGGCGAGGCCTGGTCGCACATGACGCCCGGCGGCTGGCGTCCGGTGGACCCCGACGCCCCGGTCACCCACGTCAGCTACTACGAGGCCGACGCGTTCGCGCGCTGGGCCGGGGCGCGGCTGCCCACCGAGGCCGAATGGGAACATGCCGTGCGCTCGCGCGGCGACCTCGAGCAGGTGGACGACGTGGCCTGGCAATGGACGTCCAGCGCGTATGCGCCGTATCCGGGATTCCGCGCGGCGGACGATGCCGTGGGCGAATACAACGGCAAGTTCATGAGTGGCCAGATGGTGTTGCGCGGCGGCGCCAGCGTCACCCCGCCCGGACATGCGCGCGTGTCGTACCGCAACTTCTACCGGCACGCGCAGCGCTGGATGTTCAGCGGCGTGCGTCTCGCGCGCGACCCGGGCTCGTCGCCCGATCGCGAGCGCCTGACGTTCCTGCGCGACACGCTCGCCGGCCTGACGGCGACACCGAAGGCGTTCTCGCCGAAGTATTTCTACGACGGCGCCGGGTCGGCGCTGTTCGAGGCCATCTGCGTCACCCCGGAGTATTACCCGACGCGAACGGAAACCGCCTTGCTCCGCGAGATCGCCCCCGCACTGGCGGAGGCCATTCCCAAGGGTGCCGTGCTGCTCGAACTGGGCAGCGGCGCGAGCGACAAGACGCGGATGCTGCTCGATGCCGCGCCCTGGATCTCGGCCTATGTGCCTGTCGACATCAGCGCCGACGCGCTGGAAGGGGCGGTAGCGCGCCTTCGCGAAGCGTATCCCGTGCTGGCCGTTCATCCGGTGGTGGCCGACTTCACCCATGCGATCGACGTGCCGAAGGCCCTGGCGGGACGGCCCGTGGTGGCGTTCTTTCCCGGCTCCACGATCGGCAACTTCACGCCGGACGAAGCCGTGGCGCTGCTGCGCTCGGTGCGCGGGCGGCTGGGGCCGGATGCCCGATTCATCGTCGGCGCGGACCAGGTGAAGGATCTCGAGGTGCTGCTGGCTGCCTATGACGACGCCGAAGGCGTGACGGCGGCCTTCAATCGCAACGTGCTCGTACGGATCAACCGCGAACTCGGCGGCGACTTCGCGCCCGAGGCGTTCGAGCACCGGGCTGTGTGGAATCCGGCGTTCGAACGCATCGAGATGCACCTCGTCAGCCGCGAGGCACAGCGCGTGACGGTGGCAGGGCAGGCCTTCGCATTCGAGGCGGGCGAGTCGATCCATACGGAGAACTCGCACAAGTTCACCCCGGCTTCGTTCGGCCGCTTGGCGGAAGCCGGCGGATGGCGGATCGAGAAGGAGTGGATCTCCCCCGATCCGGCCTTCGGTGTTTTCGTCTTGCGAGCCATCTGA
- the pgaB gene encoding poly-beta-1,6-N-acetyl-D-glucosamine N-deacetylase PgaB has translation MRPLSILLALLGLALPAFAQQAAPARPALTVLAYHDVRDDVRLNGDRDPDALSTDHLVAHFEWLKANGYHVVSLEQVVQASHGGTPLPKDAVLLTFDDGLESFYTRVYPLLRAYGYPAVQALVGSWMDMPDGKRMPYNGSDCDRSCFLTWDQVEEMHKSGLVEIASHTWGMHQGHDANPQGNLLPTAASLSYDEAAKHYETPNEYRTRLRADLEHSAAEIASHTGVRPRALAWPYGEYTRVGRDVAAEVGMRVTFSLSDNEPNLVPGRTIPRLLVSDNITANRLGWLMRHQLQVDATRTVQIDLDYVYDPDPAQQDRNLSKLLDRIKRMHPTDVWLQAYADPDGDGVADAVYFPNRHLPVRADLFSRVSWQLRTRAGVRVYAWMPVLAFRFPGGEKLPTLAGEPKPGGDHYRLAPYDPKVRATIGDVYEDLAMYTDTAGVLFSDDAYLRDTDNLGPWAKNTPAQNTQALIDFTQELVARMRPWRPQLLTARNIYARPILEPGAEAWFAQSLPAFNRAYGLTAVMAMPQLDKAPDRLGWYRRLVAAVKTTPGAMERTMFEFAAQDWRTHTPIPAGEIAARMRAVQALGARHIGYYPDDFLNDRPALDAIRPAISASDYPYPEPAR, from the coding sequence ATGCGTCCGCTGTCGATCCTGCTTGCCCTGCTGGGGCTCGCGCTTCCCGCGTTCGCGCAGCAGGCCGCCCCCGCGCGGCCCGCCCTGACCGTGCTCGCCTACCACGATGTGCGCGACGACGTCCGCCTGAACGGCGATCGCGATCCCGACGCCCTCAGCACCGACCACCTCGTGGCCCACTTCGAATGGCTCAAGGCGAACGGCTACCACGTCGTCAGCCTCGAACAGGTGGTACAGGCGAGCCATGGCGGCACGCCGCTGCCGAAGGACGCCGTGCTGCTCACCTTCGACGATGGCCTGGAAAGTTTCTACACGCGCGTCTATCCCCTGCTCCGCGCCTATGGCTATCCCGCCGTGCAGGCGCTCGTCGGTTCGTGGATGGACATGCCCGACGGCAAGCGCATGCCGTACAACGGCAGCGACTGCGATCGCTCCTGCTTCCTCACCTGGGACCAGGTGGAGGAGATGCACAAGTCCGGGCTGGTGGAGATCGCTTCGCATACCTGGGGCATGCACCAGGGTCACGATGCCAACCCGCAGGGCAACCTCCTGCCTACGGCGGCATCGCTGAGTTACGACGAAGCCGCGAAGCATTACGAGACTCCCAACGAATACCGCACCCGCCTTCGTGCCGACCTCGAGCACAGTGCCGCCGAGATCGCGAGCCACACCGGCGTGCGTCCGCGTGCCCTCGCGTGGCCGTACGGCGAGTACACCCGCGTGGGCCGGGACGTGGCCGCCGAGGTGGGCATGAGGGTCACCTTCAGCCTCAGCGACAACGAACCCAACCTCGTGCCGGGCCGCACCATCCCGCGCCTGCTGGTGAGCGACAACATCACCGCCAACCGGCTTGGCTGGTTGATGCGCCATCAGTTGCAGGTGGACGCCACGCGCACCGTGCAGATCGACCTGGATTACGTCTACGACCCGGATCCGGCGCAGCAGGACCGCAACCTGTCGAAGCTGCTGGACCGGATCAAGCGGATGCACCCGACCGATGTCTGGCTGCAGGCCTATGCCGATCCCGACGGCGACGGCGTCGCGGATGCGGTGTATTTCCCCAACCGCCACCTGCCCGTTCGCGCCGACCTCTTCTCGCGCGTGTCGTGGCAGTTGCGCACCCGCGCGGGGGTGCGCGTATATGCCTGGATGCCTGTGCTGGCCTTCCGCTTCCCCGGCGGCGAAAAGCTGCCGACGCTCGCCGGCGAGCCGAAGCCGGGGGGCGACCACTACCGCCTCGCACCGTACGATCCGAAAGTGCGCGCGACGATCGGCGACGTCTACGAGGACCTCGCCATGTACACCGACACGGCCGGTGTCCTGTTCTCCGACGACGCCTACCTGCGCGACACCGACAACCTGGGTCCCTGGGCGAAGAACACGCCGGCGCAAAACACGCAGGCGCTCATCGACTTCACCCAGGAACTGGTCGCACGCATGCGGCCCTGGCGGCCGCAGTTGCTCACGGCGCGCAACATCTATGCGCGGCCGATCCTGGAGCCGGGCGCCGAGGCGTGGTTCGCGCAGAGCCTGCCGGCGTTCAACCGCGCCTATGGCCTGACCGCGGTCATGGCGATGCCGCAGCTCGACAAGGCGCCGGATCGCCTCGGCTGGTACCGCAGGCTGGTCGCCGCGGTGAAGACCACGCCGGGGGCGATGGAGCGCACGATGTTCGAGTTCGCCGCGCAGGACTGGCGCACGCACACGCCGATCCCCGCCGGCGAGATCGCCGCGCGCATGCGCGCCGTGCAGGCCCTCGGCGCGCGCCACATCGGCTACTACCCGGACGACTTCCTCAACGACCGACCCGCCCTGGACGCCATACGCCCCGCGATTTCGGCATCCGACTATCCCTATCCGGAGCCGGCGCGATGA
- the pgaD gene encoding poly-beta-1,6-N-acetyl-D-glucosamine biosynthesis protein PgaD codes for MKAETIIIQRPERQSTAQRAAFATVTVFAWLFWAFLWLPLLTLGAWAFGLRNAWLQLHVLNPIGDGGDINVILLVAVLCAAVFSSWSGYNHARFAGKQKRRGNKPVGVAETAAAIGASTGDALKMQGHRRTVVGVSQDGFMTVHEAR; via the coding sequence ATGAAAGCCGAAACCATCATCATCCAGCGCCCCGAGCGCCAGTCGACGGCGCAGAGGGCTGCCTTCGCCACGGTCACGGTGTTCGCCTGGCTGTTCTGGGCCTTCCTGTGGCTGCCGCTGCTCACGCTCGGCGCTTGGGCGTTCGGGCTGCGCAACGCGTGGTTGCAACTGCACGTACTCAATCCCATCGGCGACGGCGGCGACATCAATGTCATCCTGCTCGTTGCCGTCCTTTGCGCGGCCGTCTTCAGCAGCTGGTCAGGCTACAACCATGCCCGCTTCGCGGGTAAGCAGAAGCGTCGCGGCAACAAACCGGTGGGCGTCGCGGAGACGGCGGCCGCCATCGGCGCGAGCACCGGCGACGCGTTGAAGATGCAAGGGCATCGGAGGACCGTGGTCGGCGTGAGCCAAGACGGCTTCATGACGGTGCACGAGGCACGCTGA